A genome region from Bradyrhizobium commune includes the following:
- a CDS encoding M20 family metallopeptidase, which yields MTRADAIARARDDFKSGTFLTELDRRVGYRTESQNPSRGTELRAYLEREMAPAFAALDFTSRIVESPSGKAPFLFAEHQESASAPTVLIYGHGDVVDGMEGEWRDGRDPWRTTASGIRLYGRGTADNKGQHSINMAALRAVREARGGKLGFNAKFIVEMGEEIGSPDLGKVCDLNRDALKADLFMASDGPRLSADRPTLFLGCRGGIRIHLDVNLRDGGHHSGNWGGVLANPATILVNAISTLVDGHGRLQLEALKPPRLTNQIRSYLADVQVVPTEDEPALAENWGEDGLSAAERLYAWNTLEVLAMSSGNIAKPANAIPGHANAVLQLRFVVGTKVDGLIDAVRAHLVAKGFPMVEVRAAQSFAASRTDFDSPWITWAADSVKETTGKAPAVLPNFGGSLPNDVFSEILGLPTIWVPHSYPGCSQHAPNEHILLPLTEEALTVMAGLFWDLGELPKPLT from the coding sequence ATGACCAGAGCCGACGCCATCGCCCGCGCACGGGACGACTTCAAATCCGGTACGTTCCTCACCGAGCTCGACCGCCGCGTCGGCTACCGGACCGAGAGCCAGAATCCGTCGCGCGGGACTGAGTTGCGCGCCTATCTGGAACGGGAGATGGCGCCGGCTTTCGCGGCGCTCGACTTCACCAGCCGCATCGTCGAATCCCCGAGCGGCAAGGCGCCGTTCCTGTTCGCCGAGCATCAAGAGAGCGCGTCCGCGCCGACCGTTCTGATCTACGGCCATGGTGACGTCGTCGACGGCATGGAAGGTGAGTGGCGCGACGGCCGCGATCCCTGGCGTACGACCGCGTCGGGCATTCGCCTTTACGGCCGCGGCACCGCCGACAACAAGGGCCAGCACAGCATCAACATGGCTGCACTCCGCGCGGTACGCGAGGCCCGCGGCGGCAAGCTCGGCTTCAATGCGAAATTCATTGTCGAGATGGGCGAGGAGATCGGCTCGCCCGATCTCGGCAAGGTCTGCGATCTCAATCGCGACGCGCTCAAGGCCGATTTGTTCATGGCCTCCGACGGGCCGCGCTTGTCGGCGGATCGGCCGACGCTGTTCCTCGGCTGCCGCGGCGGCATCCGCATCCATCTCGACGTGAACTTGCGCGACGGCGGCCATCACTCCGGCAATTGGGGCGGCGTGCTCGCCAACCCCGCGACCATTCTGGTCAATGCGATCTCGACGCTGGTCGATGGCCACGGCCGTCTTCAGCTCGAGGCGCTGAAGCCGCCGCGCCTCACCAACCAGATCCGAAGCTATCTCGCCGACGTGCAGGTGGTGCCGACCGAGGACGAGCCGGCGCTTGCAGAGAATTGGGGCGAGGACGGATTGTCGGCGGCCGAACGGCTCTATGCTTGGAACACGCTCGAAGTGCTGGCGATGTCATCAGGCAATATCGCGAAGCCCGCGAATGCCATTCCCGGCCACGCCAACGCCGTGCTGCAACTGCGTTTCGTGGTCGGCACCAAGGTCGACGGCCTGATCGACGCCGTCCGCGCGCATCTGGTTGCGAAGGGCTTTCCGATGGTCGAGGTGCGCGCCGCACAGAGCTTTGCCGCCTCGCGCACCGATTTCGACAGCCCTTGGATTACATGGGCGGCGGATTCGGTGAAGGAGACCACCGGCAAGGCGCCGGCGGTGTTGCCGAACTTCGGTGGCTCGCTGCCGAACGACGTGTTTTCCGAGATTCTGGGCCTGCCGACGATCTGGGTTCCGCACTCCTATCCCGGCTGTTCCCAGCATGCGCCCAATGAGCACATCCTGCTGCCATTGACCGAAGAGGCCTTGACGGTGATGGCCGGCCTGTTCTGGGATCTCGGGGAATTGCCAAAGCCTCTCACCTGA
- a CDS encoding LLM class flavin-dependent oxidoreductase — MAKQIRLNAFAMNCVAHQSPGLWTHPRDRTAEYNRLPYWIDLARTLERGRFDGLFLADVLGVYDVYGNSPDAALRNAAQTPSNEPLLLLSAMAAVTKNLGFGVTSNLSFEPPYPFARRMSTLDHLTEGRIGWNVVTGYLDSAARGAGKEKQVGHDDRYDIADEYMEVVYKLWEGSWEDDAVLRDRKRGIFTDPSKVHRVNHESANYRINNTIHLSEPSPQRTPVLYQAGTSPRGRQFAAKHAECVFMSGPSAKIIGPRVSAIRQEAAALGRNPAEILMFSMMTIILGNTEAEAVAKYADYRSHISPEGALALMSGWTGVDFSGYDLDQQVRHVQNDAGRSAMDNVTRADPDRVWTVRDVIEHVGIGGAGPVVVGTPESVADKIEDWFEKTDVDGLNVAFAISPGDFEDIADMLVPELTRRGRYKPEYAKGTLREKLFGAGRARLDAPHPAAGYRVGKKA; from the coding sequence ATGGCCAAGCAGATCAGGCTCAACGCATTTGCGATGAATTGCGTCGCACATCAATCGCCGGGGCTGTGGACCCATCCGCGCGACCGCACCGCCGAATATAACCGCCTGCCCTACTGGATCGATCTCGCCAGGACGCTGGAACGCGGGCGCTTCGACGGACTGTTCCTGGCCGACGTGCTCGGCGTCTACGACGTCTATGGCAACAGCCCTGACGCAGCCTTGCGCAATGCAGCACAGACGCCGTCGAACGAGCCGCTGCTGCTACTCTCGGCAATGGCGGCGGTGACGAAAAATCTCGGCTTCGGCGTCACCAGCAATCTCTCGTTCGAGCCGCCCTATCCGTTCGCGCGGCGGATGTCGACGCTCGATCATCTCACCGAAGGCCGGATCGGCTGGAACGTCGTCACCGGCTATCTCGACAGCGCCGCGCGCGGTGCCGGCAAGGAGAAGCAGGTCGGGCATGACGACCGCTACGACATCGCCGACGAGTATATGGAGGTGGTCTACAAGCTCTGGGAGGGCAGCTGGGAGGACGACGCGGTATTGCGCGACCGCAAGCGCGGCATCTTCACCGATCCGTCAAAAGTTCATCGCGTCAATCATGAGAGCGCGAATTACCGCATCAACAACACCATTCATCTGAGCGAGCCGTCGCCGCAGCGCACGCCCGTGCTGTACCAGGCCGGCACCTCGCCGCGCGGCCGGCAGTTCGCCGCGAAGCACGCCGAATGCGTGTTCATGTCAGGACCGTCGGCCAAGATCATTGGGCCGCGGGTCTCCGCGATCCGCCAGGAGGCCGCCGCACTCGGCCGCAACCCGGCCGAGATTTTGATGTTCTCGATGATGACGATCATCCTCGGCAACACGGAAGCCGAAGCGGTGGCGAAATATGCCGACTACCGCTCGCATATCAGCCCCGAGGGCGCGCTGGCGCTGATGTCGGGTTGGACCGGCGTCGACTTCTCCGGCTACGACCTCGACCAGCAGGTCCGCCATGTCCAGAACGACGCCGGCCGCAGCGCGATGGACAACGTCACCCGCGCCGACCCCGACCGCGTCTGGACCGTGCGCGACGTCATCGAGCATGTCGGCATCGGCGGGGCCGGCCCGGTCGTGGTCGGCACGCCCGAGAGCGTCGCCGACAAGATCGAGGATTGGTTCGAGAAGACTGACGTCGACGGCCTCAACGTTGCCTTTGCGATCTCGCCGGGCGATTTTGAGGACATCGCCGACATGCTGGTGCCAGAACTGACCAGACGCGGACGGTACAAGCCGGAGTATGCCAAAGGCACGCTGCGGGAGAAGCTGTTCGGCGCGGGCCGCGCCAGGCTCGATGCGCCGCATCCGGCGGCGGGATATCGGGTGGGAAAGAAGGCGTAA
- a CDS encoding polysaccharide deacetylase family protein, producing the protein MNKARSTFSGSGVVWLIAASIILPFAGVYGAGPSQVAIPRQETWPDVIDSSSGFDRRSRAEELVFARALAESESLTAPELRAQLNIEIVDMPSVERVRRKLWRILAANYAIAIEGCGNADAFCPVTIEARDLRKSALALSESSVDARYRPWLNDAIRFHKTYLNELLRLAALFPRVSSEIDVYNDRELQGWELADRQFVLTFDDGPSEVVGSGADATMQLTEWLRRSGINAIFFALGERLQARAQATSARAVSDLYAGMCIGSHGWSHYSHATWPQWRESVVRSQALIGAAAPNSRVALFRPPYGQRLPGSEVFFAAQNVKVALWNIDSQDWHQMLAPAEIERRVFALMLLWRRGFILFHDTDAKAHLVLASLMKRPAVGFIKWLDCRRAAGE; encoded by the coding sequence ATGAACAAGGCTCGATCGACGTTCTCCGGATCAGGGGTGGTTTGGTTGATTGCCGCGAGCATCATCCTGCCGTTCGCCGGAGTGTACGGCGCAGGCCCATCGCAAGTGGCAATCCCTCGCCAGGAGACCTGGCCGGATGTGATTGATTCCTCGAGCGGGTTTGACCGGAGATCGCGCGCCGAGGAGCTCGTGTTCGCCCGCGCGCTTGCCGAGAGCGAAAGCCTCACGGCGCCGGAGCTGAGAGCGCAGCTCAATATCGAAATCGTGGACATGCCCTCGGTCGAACGCGTGCGCCGCAAGCTTTGGCGCATTCTTGCGGCGAATTATGCGATCGCGATCGAGGGATGCGGCAATGCCGACGCTTTCTGTCCCGTGACGATCGAGGCGCGAGATCTGCGAAAGTCTGCGCTCGCGCTGTCCGAAAGCAGCGTCGACGCGCGCTACCGGCCTTGGCTCAACGACGCGATCAGGTTTCACAAGACATATCTCAACGAACTGCTTCGATTGGCTGCGCTGTTTCCACGCGTCAGCAGCGAGATCGACGTGTACAACGACAGGGAGCTACAGGGCTGGGAGCTGGCGGACCGGCAGTTCGTGCTGACCTTCGATGATGGCCCAAGCGAAGTTGTGGGATCCGGCGCTGACGCCACGATGCAGCTGACCGAATGGCTTCGCAGAAGCGGGATTAATGCAATCTTCTTCGCCCTGGGCGAACGGCTCCAAGCCCGCGCGCAGGCGACGTCCGCCCGCGCGGTCAGTGATCTCTATGCGGGGATGTGCATTGGTTCACACGGATGGAGCCACTATTCCCACGCCACCTGGCCGCAATGGCGGGAATCGGTTGTGCGAAGCCAGGCGTTGATTGGCGCGGCAGCCCCGAATTCCCGCGTCGCGTTGTTTCGACCTCCCTATGGGCAGCGGCTGCCGGGAAGTGAAGTGTTTTTTGCCGCGCAGAACGTGAAGGTCGCGCTGTGGAATATCGACTCTCAGGACTGGCACCAGATGCTGGCGCCGGCTGAGATCGAACGGCGCGTCTTCGCGCTCATGCTGCTGTGGCGCCGCGGCTTCATTCTCTTCCATGATACCGACGCCAAGGCGCATCTGGTCCTGGCTAGTCTCATGAAGCGACCGGCGGTCGGCTTCATCAAGTGGCTCGACTGTCGCCGGGCAGCGGGAGAATGA
- a CDS encoding lytic murein transglycosylase, producing the protein MLPKRGQNINPASVARIHRGLAAATFLVASLCGHASAADDRSAAGSATIAPDEPSDTARAFKSCMAQIAPEALRRVSRQTFDGATSALEPDPVVLERLQFQPEFELALWQYLDIVVNDGKIAAGRAALERFRAQFDAVEEAFGVDRYVIAAIWGVETNYGTEVGPFSVIRSTATLACSGRRQAYFRDQFLAALEILQRGYVAADRFRGSWSGAFGGGQFMPTTFLNYAVDFDGNGRPDIIDDVSDVLASIANVLHASGWSANAPCAVEVDLPSGFDYALVLERRPIAEWMKSEVRPLADGSIDQRQLANLSVPAGHRGPPFLLLPNFDVIKQYNPAYAYAFAVCQLAGRIRGEAGISKPWPRDERVLSSAERMELQSLLRSNGFDAGPSDGMLGPRTSAAIVAFEKKANLVPDGFASSALLDHLRHP; encoded by the coding sequence ATGCTTCCGAAGCGAGGTCAGAACATCAATCCTGCGTCGGTTGCGCGAATTCATCGCGGCCTTGCCGCGGCGACGTTCCTCGTGGCCAGCCTTTGCGGCCATGCGAGCGCCGCGGACGATCGATCAGCCGCCGGCAGCGCGACGATCGCGCCTGACGAGCCGTCGGATACTGCGCGCGCGTTCAAATCCTGCATGGCCCAGATTGCCCCGGAGGCCCTGCGTCGCGTCTCGCGGCAAACATTCGACGGTGCGACGTCGGCGCTTGAACCGGATCCGGTGGTTCTCGAACGCCTGCAATTCCAACCGGAGTTCGAGCTGGCGCTCTGGCAGTATCTCGACATCGTCGTGAACGATGGCAAGATCGCGGCTGGCCGAGCGGCGCTGGAGCGCTTTCGTGCACAGTTCGATGCCGTTGAAGAGGCGTTCGGCGTCGATCGCTACGTGATCGCTGCGATCTGGGGTGTGGAGACCAATTACGGCACTGAGGTCGGGCCGTTTTCCGTCATCCGCTCGACCGCAACGCTTGCCTGTAGCGGACGCCGACAGGCCTACTTTCGCGATCAGTTCCTGGCTGCGCTCGAAATATTGCAGCGGGGCTATGTCGCCGCCGATCGCTTCCGGGGATCGTGGTCGGGCGCCTTCGGCGGCGGGCAATTCATGCCCACGACTTTTCTCAACTATGCAGTCGATTTCGATGGAAATGGCAGGCCCGATATCATCGACGATGTGTCGGATGTGCTCGCCTCGATCGCAAACGTTCTGCATGCCAGCGGCTGGAGCGCCAATGCGCCTTGTGCCGTCGAAGTCGACCTGCCGTCCGGTTTCGACTATGCCCTGGTACTCGAGCGCAGGCCGATCGCGGAATGGATGAAATCCGAGGTGAGGCCGCTGGCCGATGGGAGCATTGATCAGCGGCAACTGGCAAACCTGTCCGTGCCAGCCGGTCATCGCGGGCCGCCGTTTTTGCTGTTGCCAAATTTCGACGTCATCAAGCAATACAACCCGGCTTACGCTTACGCCTTCGCCGTCTGTCAGCTTGCCGGGCGCATTCGCGGCGAGGCCGGGATTTCCAAACCCTGGCCGCGCGATGAGCGGGTGTTGTCGAGTGCTGAGCGGATGGAGCTCCAGTCGCTGCTGCGGTCAAACGGTTTTGATGCCGGTCCAAGCGATGGCATGCTGGGCCCGCGCACCAGCGCCGCGATCGTGGCGTTCGAGAAGAAGGCCAATCTCGTTCCGGATGGATTTGCCTCGAGCGCATTGCTGGACCACTTGCGTCATCCCTAG
- a CDS encoding outer membrane protein, translating to MGRSVKCDTSSMLVSLSLEGVMLKFRTMLLACFATLALSSAAHAVVNDTDVTAKKPDTEQSSTTITLTGKTSTGEPTHHSYKLHLDKHHATARKHIPADNKTDVRKTTAYFDVLVETIGKPPYTTQVPSEVVQNGGTITLPDGTTLQFQPTGGSMVGGMTPITPVPYTWSGFYIGMNGSGAFSNPMIRERITGTMTTTSRLNDSDVLGGIGVQGGYDFGGFGLPGATFGPFASFNYLGQSVDHGFPGGSFIGTHYNWTADLGVKAGYWVTPRAQLYALGGVEFLNYDLESNFTGPVLRESHTATGALVGIGAELTRPDWHMGNGQWTAYGQATYSWFCGDTFRAPLFSPGFDYNVRSNQMRIAVGFNYRPGAAPPPP from the coding sequence ATGGGGCGCAGCGTGAAGTGCGATACAAGCTCAATGTTGGTTAGTCTTTCTCTGGAGGGGGTAATGCTTAAGTTCAGGACAATGCTACTTGCATGCTTTGCGACGCTCGCACTCTCGAGCGCCGCCCATGCCGTCGTCAACGACACGGATGTGACGGCAAAAAAGCCCGACACCGAACAGAGCAGCACGACCATCACTCTAACCGGCAAGACCTCGACCGGCGAGCCGACGCATCATTCCTACAAGCTTCATCTCGACAAGCACCACGCGACCGCCAGGAAGCACATTCCTGCCGACAACAAGACCGACGTACGCAAGACGACCGCTTATTTCGACGTCCTCGTCGAGACCATCGGCAAGCCGCCGTACACGACCCAGGTCCCGAGTGAGGTGGTTCAGAACGGTGGAACCATCACTCTTCCTGACGGCACAACGCTGCAATTCCAGCCGACCGGCGGCAGCATGGTGGGCGGGATGACGCCCATCACGCCAGTGCCCTACACCTGGAGCGGGTTCTACATCGGCATGAACGGATCCGGGGCTTTCTCGAATCCGATGATCCGTGAGCGCATCACGGGGACCATGACCACGACCAGCCGGCTCAACGATTCCGATGTTCTCGGTGGGATCGGGGTCCAGGGAGGATACGATTTCGGCGGATTTGGATTGCCGGGCGCAACCTTCGGCCCGTTTGCGTCGTTCAACTATCTCGGGCAGTCCGTGGATCACGGTTTTCCGGGCGGCTCTTTCATCGGCACGCACTACAACTGGACCGCTGATCTGGGCGTCAAGGCGGGATATTGGGTCACGCCACGGGCGCAGCTTTACGCGCTCGGCGGCGTCGAGTTCCTGAATTACGATCTGGAAAGCAATTTCACCGGCCCGGTCCTGCGAGAGAGCCACACGGCGACCGGCGCTTTGGTCGGGATTGGCGCGGAATTGACGCGGCCGGACTGGCATATGGGCAATGGACAGTGGACCGCCTATGGTCAGGCCACTTATTCATGGTTCTGCGGTGACACTTTTCGCGCGCCACTCTTCTCCCCCGGGTTCGACTACAACGTCCGCAGCAATCAGATGCGGATAGCGGTTGGCTTCAACTATCGTCCGGGTGCGGCTCCGCCTCCTCCGTAG
- a CDS encoding S8 family peptidase: MKGRFSLLLVLQCMLMCGSPAGAEDMLSPPEVRYFSSKGSWKQEFADQWALQRIGFDSSPQSAWRLVKRDAQPVIVAVIDTGLDWDHRNFSWDSLWRNPAETQGNGIDDDKDGFVDDVIGWNFIQNNNRPWDHDGHGTLVAGIIAAAWSDKDGMAGVNPFARLMILKGIDDFGRARASKIAEAITFAADHGARVINLSIGGNKITEAERAAVEHAFSKGAVIVAAAGNEGVDVSNYGIAASDKVLVVGATDVNDQHAPFSNWGKNISVAAPGVDVMSLRARRTDTMVSIPGGKYIAGSHFVGSDKRYYRASGTSFAAPLVTGLASLMIAKDPSLTNVQVMQIIKSTARDVGLPGVDQYTGYGIVDASAALAAPKDYFLLAGISRLAPVQKGNATVVRVFGTADANAFKSARIEIGQGDNPQTWKPVGTIAKPVSSDGPLGDIAASALAGAKVWNVRLIVQHGNGAQREVRYKLNVG, from the coding sequence ATGAAAGGCCGCTTCTCGCTCCTCCTTGTCTTGCAGTGCATGCTGATGTGCGGCAGTCCGGCCGGCGCGGAGGACATGCTGTCGCCGCCGGAGGTGCGCTACTTCTCGAGCAAAGGTTCGTGGAAGCAGGAGTTTGCCGATCAATGGGCGCTGCAGCGCATCGGATTTGACAGCTCGCCGCAATCGGCCTGGCGTCTTGTGAAACGCGACGCCCAGCCCGTCATTGTCGCGGTGATCGATACCGGGCTGGACTGGGATCACCGAAACTTCAGCTGGGACAGTCTCTGGCGCAATCCCGCGGAAACGCAAGGGAACGGCATCGACGACGACAAGGACGGTTTTGTCGATGACGTCATCGGCTGGAATTTCATCCAGAACAACAACCGCCCCTGGGATCACGACGGACACGGGACGCTGGTTGCCGGCATCATCGCCGCGGCCTGGAGCGACAAGGACGGGATGGCCGGAGTCAATCCATTCGCGCGGCTGATGATCCTCAAGGGCATCGACGATTTCGGTCGTGCGCGTGCCAGCAAGATCGCCGAAGCCATCACCTTTGCTGCCGATCACGGCGCGCGCGTCATCAACCTCAGCATTGGCGGCAACAAGATCACGGAGGCCGAGCGCGCGGCGGTCGAGCACGCCTTTTCCAAGGGGGCGGTCATCGTCGCGGCGGCCGGCAATGAGGGCGTCGACGTCAGCAATTACGGGATCGCCGCCTCCGACAAAGTGCTCGTCGTCGGTGCAACGGATGTCAACGATCAGCACGCGCCGTTCTCGAACTGGGGCAAGAACATCTCCGTTGCCGCGCCCGGCGTCGACGTGATGAGCCTTCGCGCCCGTCGGACGGACACCATGGTGTCGATCCCAGGCGGCAAGTACATCGCCGGATCGCATTTTGTCGGCTCCGACAAGCGCTACTACCGCGCAAGCGGCACGTCGTTCGCCGCACCTCTGGTCACGGGCCTGGCGTCTTTGATGATTGCGAAGGATCCGAGCCTGACCAACGTGCAGGTGATGCAGATCATCAAGAGCACGGCGCGTGACGTCGGGCTCCCGGGTGTCGACCAATATACCGGCTACGGAATTGTCGATGCGAGTGCCGCGCTCGCGGCACCCAAGGACTACTTCCTTCTTGCCGGCATCAGCAGGCTCGCGCCGGTTCAGAAAGGCAATGCGACCGTGGTGCGCGTGTTTGGAACGGCCGATGCCAATGCCTTCAAGTCGGCGCGCATCGAGATCGGGCAGGGCGATAATCCGCAAACGTGGAAACCGGTGGGAACGATCGCCAAGCCGGTTTCATCCGATGGTCCACTCGGCGATATTGCGGCTTCCGCTCTCGCGGGAGCCAAGGTCTGGAATGTCCGGTTGATCGTGCAGCACGGCAATGGGGCGCAGCGTGAAGTGCGATACAAGCTCAATGTTGGTTAG